From a region of the Lactuca sativa cultivar Salinas chromosome 4, Lsat_Salinas_v11, whole genome shotgun sequence genome:
- the LOC128133293 gene encoding ATP synthase subunit beta, chloroplastic-like — MELINNIAKAHGGVSVFGGVGERTREGNDLYMEMKESGVINEKNIPESKVALVYGQMNEPLGARMRVGLTALTIAEYFRDVNEQDVLLFIDNIFRFVQAGSEVSALLGRMSSAVGYQPTLSTEMGSLQERITSTKEGSITSILVVYVPADDLTDPAPATTFAHLDATTVLSRGLAAKGIYPAVDPLDSTSTMLQPRIVGEEHYDTAQEVKQTLHRYKELQDIIAILGLDELSEEDRLTVARARKIEHFLSQPFFVAEVFTGSPGKYVGLAETIRGFQLILSGELDGLPEQAFYLVGNIDEATAKAMNLEMESNLKK; from the coding sequence ATGGAATTGATTAACAATATTGCCAAAGCTCACGGAGGCGTATCTGTATTTGGCGGAGTCGGTGAACGGACTCGTGAAGGAAATGATCTTTACATGGAAATGAAAGAATCTGGAgtaattaatgaaaaaaatattcCAGAATCAAAAGTAGCTCTAGTTTACGGTCAGATGAATGAACCGCTGGGAGCTCGTATGAGAGTTGGTTTGACTGCCCTAACTATAGCGGAATATTTCCGAGATGTTAATGAACAAGATGTACTTTTATTTATTGACAATATCTTCCGTTTTGTCCAAGCAGGATCTGAAGTATCCGCCTTGTTGGGTAGAATGTCTTCCGCTGTGGGTTATCAACCTACCCTTAGTACCGAAATGGGTTCTTTACAAGAAAGAATTACTTCTACCAAAGAAGGGTCCATAACTTCTATTCTAGTTGTTTATGTACCTGCAGATGATTTGACCGACCCTGCTCCTGCTACGACATTTGCACATTTAGATGCTACTACCGTACTATCAAGGGGATTAGCAGCCAAAGGTATCTATCCAGCAGTAGATCCTTTAGATTCAACGTCAACTATGCTACAACCCCGGATCGTTGGTGAAGAACATTATGACACTGCACAAGAGGTTAAGCAAACTTTACATCGTTACAAAGAACTTCAAGATATTATAGCTATTCTTGGATTGGACGAATTATCCGAAGAGGATCGTTTAACCGTAGCAAGAGCGCGAAAAATTGAGCATTTCTTATCACAACCTTTTTTTGTAGCAGAAGTATTTACGGGTTCTCCGGGAAAATATGTTGGTTTAGCAGAAACAATTAGAGGCTTTCAATTAATCCTTTCCGGAGAATTAGATGGTCTTCCTGAACAGGCTTTTTATTTGGTAGGTAACATCGATGAAGCTACGGCGAAGGCTATGAACTTAGAAATGGAGAGCAATTTGAAGAAATGA